The following DNA comes from Magnolia sinica isolate HGM2019 chromosome 18, MsV1, whole genome shotgun sequence.
gCGAGATGATACAATCACGaaaacccccggaagataccaaaaaactcaaaattcagatatcagccgatatattgtcgatatcgcacgatattttgacgatatcgcgcaatttcctctccattattgtcggacatcgacgtcatcatccgaaaaaatcaggaaaaaaaataaagggtggattttggtacctgtagaagagatcgccatgatcggaagcttccatttggtgggccattcgaattgaAGTGTCATTCCTAGGTTTCCACAAATAACATCTccgattttggagagaaatccgAAGACAACCGATGAGATTTGGGAGATATTTTAGGGTTCCGATTTCCGGAACCCTCTTTGCTTGAAAACCAAAGGTCGTTCGAGCCTTTTTTCTcaaacgcggattagctactgacaagttgagtagcgagatcgctactgaagtgacgtcaccaagttacgtgggtcccaccatgatgaatgtgttatatccacacgatcaatccatttggagatatcattttaggacatgagtcaaataacaaggtagataaaattctgtaatggaccccactacagaaaacagtggagaaagtaacatacaccgttgaaaccttcctaaggtccaccgtgatgtttatttgagatctgacctattaataagttaaaaaaggcattataaaagggaaaaaaaatatattagtttaatcgaaaacttttgtgcccatcagaagtttttaatggtgggtgtcactctctctactgctttctgtggtggggtccattggagctttgaatcttagtcattcttaggctaatggcataaaatgttctctccaaatggatggacggtgtggatacaaaacatacatcatggtggggcccacggaacttggtgacatcaattcagtagcgagtctcgctactcagctAATCCGCACCCTTTTTTTTATTGCAATCGAGTACGCGCGCACGGCGCACCACCGaactgtgttgacgtcaccaagttctgtaggtcccagcatgaggtatgtgttatatccaggccgttcgtccatttggcgagctcttcgtaaggcttgagccaaaaaataagacagattcaaagatcaactagaccacactgcaaacagcagtggtagattgaacgtctaccattgaaacccttttgagggtcacagaagttttggatcaatatgatatttatttttcctcttcatccgtgtaggaataacgttatgaacggtatggatggcatgttaacatcactgtcgacgcagggaggtttcaacggtaggaattttcctacccaccttttcctttagtgcggcccactttagtcttggattctgctcatttttgctctcaagtgctaaaatgatttcaaaaaacgaatggacgaggtggatttcttacaaacatcacagtggaccccacctaggtttTGAGAGAAGGAACTTGGTAGCAGCTCCCCACCCCCAGTGTAGTGGGAAGTGGATCCCCTAGTGAGCAGTGTACTTTGTAAACTTTGTGGacccactataattcatgtattttatccactccatccatccattttaccagataaatttatggtttgaatgaagagaaaaaactattattagcctgaaccaaaacttttgtggcccactaatggtcaatcaccattgtttcctatggtatggtctacctaattattggatctgttttattttttggataatgtcctgaaatgatatggaaaaacggatgaacgggttgatactgaatatagttatcttagttcaatcggacaacgcacagcttaggaccctatacaaaggaaatttattatgtacacttcttttttgaaactttatgatttaaaagtgtgtattaagggcctttttaacaaccCCCAacgtttcattaaaaaattcaaccattttcccaatgtttccccatgtttcccaaaaagtgcgataaactatgcgatacaaacgatatagcccgtgcgataaccgatacgtatctgtatcccaagggtgcgatacattgtgcgataccgatatttcgaacactagtttTAACAACAATTCCTTCAATGTGAAGGAGGTCATCTGCCATCTGGGTCCAGTTTGGAGAACTACCTCCATTTCTCTCAACACAGAACAGGGTTTCCACATTTCCCAAGCAAAGCAACATTTCAAAATTAAAGCATGGCGAACATTCAGAAAGGCCACCTTAGCATGAACTCAGATTGATGCTTCTTTGAATCAAAATGCAATCCTTTTAAAGTCAATCAAATTCCTAACGTATGCATGATCTATAAATGGATATCTTATATTTATTTCCAAACAAgaacaaaagaaaattaaataacGGCACAATAGTCAATATTGGATCCGACAAAATCCCACCTTCATTGCTGAAGAACTTGTTTCTAAttcccatttaaaaaaaaaaaaaaatctcttggtGATAAATCCTGGGATTACattggttaattatataacagaaAAAAATGTAGCAGAATCGTGCAGCTTCAGCAATACCAAAGCTCCAAATGCTCCCCATAACCTGAAATCCTATGTTCACATCATTATAATGATAAGCAGTGCATCCAAACGATACATAGGGAATACATATGAACGGTTTAAAACCCACAGTATGCTTTTCATCTGCAACAAAATCATATATACAACAAAACACAGAGAAAAAAAAGCTTCACATACATAATCAATACAAGAATGACGCAGAATCATGAATGCATTGCAACGTAAAATTCAAATACAAAATAAGTAGAAAAACAGTATGATCATCATTAAACCGAGCATAAACCCCATACATCAAAATTCCAATCCCACTTTCCGTGACATTCTCCATTCTTTTATTTCTCAAACAGGCAGATTGTAaagaacggagagagagagagagagagagagagagagagagagagagagagagagaggacctaaTGCTTCTAGAACATTCCAGAAGCGGTAGCGGAAGCTAATCTTCGTCGCCCCTCTTTTTCGGCTTCCGGTAATTTTCTTCGATGTGTTTGGCCATCAAAATCCCTGTGTTGGCGAGCTTCTTGATGTTCGGGACATTATAGTTCTGAGCCACGTAAATCCCGCACACGGTTCCCAGCATGAACGTGAAACTACTCCttattatccccatctcttcttctttctttgagaGATAGAAAGAAAGAATTTTAGGGGTTTTCGGAGGTAGAATCGGTAAGGGAGAGGAGGCTTCAAGGAATAAGGGAGATGACTCTCGCTTGCTAGGACTGGGTTTAAATAAACCCTCCTTCGCCCGGGTATGGCGCACGTTAGCGTGTAAGCTTCCTTTCAAGTCTTCTTTGAAGTTCAGGGAGATGGCGGAGATCCTTTTATATGCTGACTACCCCCTTCTCCAAGACACCGGTTCCAACCCCCCGTTTTCGAAGGGGAGGCCCGGGATTGTAGCCCGCGGATTACAGAAACGCAACTCATGAGTTTCAGCGATTGATCATAGCCCTTCGTTCTTGGTACATATAAATTCGATGGACCGGGATCGCCTACAAGGCCCGTTTGACGCAGTGCGGGTAAAACACCCAAGTCTGTGGGGCCCGCCATGTCcaatgtgtaaaatccactccgtccatcacatTCTATCCTCGATACTAGGATCTCGGGCTAGTAATCAGCtacatcaaaaactcaaatgggaACAATGGGGATGCGATGCCAGCAATAGGTTTGTGTGTGAGCCCATGAGGAGTGTTATTTTTCataaacccgttaatcaggtttaACTCATCAGGATGAAGAGTATATAAAATTCACCTGGATATAAAACTCAGTCCGGTAACATAATCTGAATTAgcgattttattaaaaaatttatattgttccCATTGATATATTAGTTTTTAATCGGACTTATCCTCTAAATATATGGTTCAAGTAGGGATTATCACCTGATGAACAGAGTACATTTTACACATTCAACactggccccacagagcctgggTGTTTTACAGGTGCCGGAGAGGATTCCATATTCAATCAAGTCCATTCTTAGATGGTTagaggtagaggtgtacacgaacggAGCTATAAGCTCAGTTAGCTTGCTTGACTttactcaaaaaagctcgactcaactcggtttgaagctaagttcgagccgagttgggccgattttttgagctcgaaaatgagtttgagccgagttcgagctggccccaactcaacttgactcagattgaacccaactcgaatcgaactagtccAGTGACtctattactttgatattgatgttgctcacctagtgtttgataaaatgattcaa
Coding sequences within:
- the LOC131232940 gene encoding uncharacterized protein LOC131232940, encoding MGIIRSSFTFMLGTVCGIYVAQNYNVPNIKKLANTGILMAKHIEENYRKPKKRGDED